A stretch of Electrophorus electricus isolate fEleEle1 chromosome 3, fEleEle1.pri, whole genome shotgun sequence DNA encodes these proteins:
- the sap130a gene encoding histone deacetylase complex subunit SAP130a isoform X1, giving the protein MSSQQFSRPPLPPSGSSSGTNNNLLPGGQPGGEEVSNRELDHLQDPGCSGPAGGGPLPDKQETMVVRPYPQVQAPALPQHVPTQPSPTVAVAPPPAHLADGAVKAGLKSAVPSRLIAPAPAVSPGHLPGPAKVPGHITATLESSMAPASIPVAAISSQQGQSNLHHLIIRSSPPALQIGAPTAPPHPFTSHLPRGAAAAAVMSSTKGPTVLRPACGTSAPPGQPTAVQHIIHQPIQSRPGASNPPAVLPAVVGSVSAARTQSPIVSPPVTPAPEMVHGRPGHTIHPPPATIGIQRPPAPRDAAPRVTLPPHPTMGAQKAQPPHNMPQKAIFSTVTPVAAATVAPILSTNTVASATTTAGPTPHTQVTSSTIVTMTMASHISHTTAVTSSAIPVAKVVPQPSAHTSPRIQSEFSAERTSLIPISSHRSSPNPVTMETRSDNRPSLPVQFQYFLPTYSSSAYPLTHTYTPITSSVPAIRPYPAQTPSSALPAQAGVGVATAVHLNPMQLMTVDRIGLQSTQISTQNIQPAQGIQPAPIGVQHATAPISTQGIQQAPVAAPQLQPEAKPSGKGVVLAESTAFVTNPMGSTFSATQAVTTVVQTHPQGAGTGAPALVSSPRPSILRKKPVSEGAVRKSLIPVQPSEPCSGRVDSGVRLVGSPRPAGVKPKSDVHIAMTPVMAAVEALPTHSGDQQPLPTPGQHLSQAIPALLAPPIPTPPSQPAAVLSALPAAVAVSPPAPASMANAVASPTQPAASSTAALTSALPDIKVKQEAESMDTSQAAPASGLSSGAPGPAVPAQAGDLLPGASPRKKPRKQQHVISTEESEMMETNSTDEERSGSRPPGGKDIRHESPPREYVDEEGVRYLPVRPKPPITLLRHYRNPWKAAYHHFQRYSDIRVKEEKKSSLQDVASQRGVACRVQGWKVHLCAAQLMQLTSLERDVYSRLTTLQEGLIPKKKPGGDDDLHRIDELIQGNMQRCKLVMDQVTEARDTMMKVLDHKDRVLKLLNKNGTARKSSKLKRKERP; this is encoded by the exons ATGAGTTCTCAGCAATTTTCTAGGCCGCCGTTGCCTCCTTCAGGTTCGTCATCTGGAACCAACAACAACCTCTTACCAGGAGGCCAACCCG GTGGAGAAGAAGTCAGTAACAGGGAGTTGGACCACCTTCAGGATCCTGGGTGTAGCGGCCCTGCTGGCGGAGGGCCATTACCTGACAAGCAGGAGACGATGGTGGTCAGGCCTTATCCTCAAGTGCAGGCTCCAGCCCTCCCTCAGCATGTGCCTACCCAGCCCAGCCCCACGGTCGCTGTGGCTCCTCCACCAGCACACCTGGCTGACGGAGCCGTGAAG GCTGGCTTGAAGTCTGCAGTGCCCAGTCGACTTATCGCCCCAGCTCCAGCTGTGAGTCCAGGGCACTTACCCGGTCCAGCGAAAGTGCCTGGTCATATTACCGCAACTCTGGAGAGCAGTATGGCGCCAGCCTCCATCCCTGTGGCTGCTATCAGCAGTCAGCAG GGACAAAGTAATTTGCACCACCTCATCATCAGGAGCAGTCCGCCAGCACTGCAGATTGGAGCTCCCACCGCGCCGCCTCACCCGTTCACCTCCCACCTGCCCCGAG gtgctgctgctgcagctgtcaTGTCGAGCACCAAAGGCCCAACGGTTCTGCGACCAGCATGTGGCACAAGCGCCCCACCCGGCCAGCCTACGGCTGTGCAGCACATCATCCATCAGCCCATTCAG TCTCGCCCTGGTGCCTCCAACCCCCCAGCAGTCCTGCCCGCAGTGGTTGGCTCTGTTTCGGCAGCGAGGACGCAGTCACCCATCGTTAGCCCTCCCGTCACTCCCGCTCCGGAGATGGTGCACGG GCGACCGGGCCATACCATCCACCCTCCTCCGGCTACCATCGGTATCCAGAGGCCTCCAGCTCCAAGGGACGCGGCCCCGCGAGTCACactgcccccccacccaaccatgGGAGCGCAGAAAGCCCAGCCACCACACAACATGCCCCAG AAGGCTATTTTTAGTACTGTGACCCCTGTTGCTGCAGCAACTGTTGCCCCCATTCTGTCTACCAACACCGTCGCATCAGCCACCACGACAG CGGGCCCCACTCCCCACACCCAGGTGACCAGCAGTACTATTGTCACCATGACGATGGCCTCTCACATCTCGCATACCACAGCTGTGACCAGCTCGGCAATTCCCGTTG CTAAAGTTGTTCCCCAGCCCAGCGCTCACACTTCCCCGCGCATACAGTCTGAATTCTCCGCCGAGAGGACCAGTCTGATACCCATCTCGAGCCACCGCTCCTCGCCGAACCCAGTCACCATGGAGACCCGCAGTGACAACAG GCCATCTTTGCCGGTCCAGTTCCAGTACTTCTTACCCACTTATTCATCATCTGCCTACCCGCTGacgcacacctacacccccATCACCAGCTCAGTGCCCGCCATCCGGCCCTACCCAG CCCAGACGCCGAGCTCGGCACTTCCGGCTCAGGCCGGAGTGGGCGTGGCCACCGCTGTACATCTGAATCCCATGCAGCTGATGACCGTAGACCGCATCGGCCTGCAGTCCACTCAGATCAGCACCCAGAACATCCAACCTGCCCAAGGCATTCAGCCTGCTCCAATCGGAGTGCAGCATGCCACCGCACCAATCAGCACACAGGGCATCCAGCAGGCACCAGTCGCTGCACCGCAGCTACAGCCGGAGGCCAAACCATCAGGTAAAG GTGTGGTTCTGGCTGAGAGCACAGCGTTTGTGACCAACCCCATGGGCAGTACCTTCAGTGCTACTCAGGCCGTCACCACAGTCGTGCAGACACACCCCCAGGGGGCGGGGACAGGCGCGCCCGCCCTAGTCTCCTCCCCCAGACCCAGCATCCTGCGTAAAAAGCCCGTGAGCGAGGG GGCTGTGCGTAAAAGTCTGATCCCAGTGCAGCCGAGTGAGCCCTGTTCTGGGAGAGTGGATAGTGGCGTAAGACTGGTGGGATCCCCACGCCCTGCGGG AGTCAAGCCCAAATCTGACGTCCATATTGCCATGACTCCTGTAATGGCTGCTGTGGAGGCCCTGCCCACACACAGTGGAGATCAGCAGCCCCTCCCAACTCCTGGCCAACACCTATCACAGGCGATTCCCGCTTTGCTGGCCCCTCCCATTCCCACGCCCCCTTCCCAACCCGCGGCAGTTCTGTCTGCTCTCCCCGCGGCCGTGGCAGTCTCTCCCCCTGCACCGGCGTCTATGGCCAATGCCGTCGCCTCCCCTACCCAGCCAGCGGCCAGTAGCACGGCGGCGCTCACGTCTGCCCTGCCGGACATCAAAGTCAAACAAGAGGCGGAGTCTATGGACACGTCACAAGCAG CTCCAGCCTCAGGCCTGTCCTCCGGGGCCCCGGGCCCCGCCGTGCCTGCCCAAGCCGGGGACCTCCTGCCTGGGGCATCTCCGCGCAAGAAGCCCCGCAAACAGCAGCATGTCATCTCCACGGAGGAGAGCGAAATGATGGAGACCAACAGCACGGATGAGGAGAGGTCCGGCAGCAGACCCCCGGGGGGGAAGGACATCCGGCACGAGTCTCCTCCCAGGGAGTATGTGG ACGAGGAGGGGGTCCGCTATCTGCCCGTGAGACCCAAACCCCCAATCACTCTCCTACGGCACTACCGCAACCCCTGGAAAGCTGCCTACCACCACTTCCAGAGGTACAGCGACATCCGGGTCAAAG aggagaagaagagttCCCTCCAGGACGTGGCCAGTCAGAGGGGCGTCGCCTGCCGCGTTCAGGGTTGGAAGGTGCACCTCTGCGCCGCCCAGCTCATGCAGTTG ACCAGCCTGGAGCGTGACGTGTACAGCCGCCTCACCACCCTGCAGGAAGGACTCATCCCCAAGAAGAAGCCAGGCGGCGACGACGACCTGCACCGCATCGACGAGCTCATCCAG ggtAACATGCAGCGTTGTAAGCTGGTGATGGACCAGGTGACTGAGGCAAGAGACACCATGATGAAGGTCCTGGACCATAAAGACAGAGTCCTCAAGTTACTTAATAAAAACGGAACTGCCAG
- the sap130a gene encoding histone deacetylase complex subunit SAP130a isoform X2 — MSSQQFSRPPLPPSGSSSGTNNNLLPGGQPGGEEVSNRELDHLQDPGCSGPAGGGPLPDKQETMVVRPYPQVQAPALPQHVPTQPSPTVAVAPPPAHLADGAVKAGLKSAVPSRLIAPAPAVSPGHLPGPAKVPGHITATLESSMAPASIPVAAISSQQGQSNLHHLIIRSSPPALQIGAPTAPPHPFTSHLPRGAAAAAVMSSTKGPTVLRPACGTSAPPGQPTAVQHIIHQPIQSRPGASNPPAVLPAVVGSVSAARTQSPIVSPPVTPAPEMVHGRPGHTIHPPPATIGIQRPPAPRDAAPRVTLPPHPTMGAQKAQPPHNMPQKAIFSTVTPVAAATVAPILSTNTVASATTTAGPTPHTQVTSSTIVTMTMASHISHTTAVTSSAIPVAKVVPQPSAHTSPRIQSEFSAERTSLIPISSHRSSPNPVTMETRSDNRPSLPVQFQYFLPTYSSSAYPLTHTYTPITSSVPAIRPYPAQTPSSALPAQAGVGVATAVHLNPMQLMTVDRIGLQSTQISTQNIQPAQGIQPAPIGVQHATAPISTQGIQQAPVAAPQLQPEAKPSAGVVLAESTAFVTNPMGSTFSATQAVTTVVQTHPQGAGTGAPALVSSPRPSILRKKPVSEGAVRKSLIPVQPSEPCSGRVDSGVRLVGSPRPAGVKPKSDVHIAMTPVMAAVEALPTHSGDQQPLPTPGQHLSQAIPALLAPPIPTPPSQPAAVLSALPAAVAVSPPAPASMANAVASPTQPAASSTAALTSALPDIKVKQEAESMDTSQAAPASGLSSGAPGPAVPAQAGDLLPGASPRKKPRKQQHVISTEESEMMETNSTDEERSGSRPPGGKDIRHESPPREYVDEEGVRYLPVRPKPPITLLRHYRNPWKAAYHHFQRYSDIRVKEEKKSSLQDVASQRGVACRVQGWKVHLCAAQLMQLTSLERDVYSRLTTLQEGLIPKKKPGGDDDLHRIDELIQGNMQRCKLVMDQVTEARDTMMKVLDHKDRVLKLLNKNGTARKSSKLKRKERP; from the exons ATGAGTTCTCAGCAATTTTCTAGGCCGCCGTTGCCTCCTTCAGGTTCGTCATCTGGAACCAACAACAACCTCTTACCAGGAGGCCAACCCG GTGGAGAAGAAGTCAGTAACAGGGAGTTGGACCACCTTCAGGATCCTGGGTGTAGCGGCCCTGCTGGCGGAGGGCCATTACCTGACAAGCAGGAGACGATGGTGGTCAGGCCTTATCCTCAAGTGCAGGCTCCAGCCCTCCCTCAGCATGTGCCTACCCAGCCCAGCCCCACGGTCGCTGTGGCTCCTCCACCAGCACACCTGGCTGACGGAGCCGTGAAG GCTGGCTTGAAGTCTGCAGTGCCCAGTCGACTTATCGCCCCAGCTCCAGCTGTGAGTCCAGGGCACTTACCCGGTCCAGCGAAAGTGCCTGGTCATATTACCGCAACTCTGGAGAGCAGTATGGCGCCAGCCTCCATCCCTGTGGCTGCTATCAGCAGTCAGCAG GGACAAAGTAATTTGCACCACCTCATCATCAGGAGCAGTCCGCCAGCACTGCAGATTGGAGCTCCCACCGCGCCGCCTCACCCGTTCACCTCCCACCTGCCCCGAG gtgctgctgctgcagctgtcaTGTCGAGCACCAAAGGCCCAACGGTTCTGCGACCAGCATGTGGCACAAGCGCCCCACCCGGCCAGCCTACGGCTGTGCAGCACATCATCCATCAGCCCATTCAG TCTCGCCCTGGTGCCTCCAACCCCCCAGCAGTCCTGCCCGCAGTGGTTGGCTCTGTTTCGGCAGCGAGGACGCAGTCACCCATCGTTAGCCCTCCCGTCACTCCCGCTCCGGAGATGGTGCACGG GCGACCGGGCCATACCATCCACCCTCCTCCGGCTACCATCGGTATCCAGAGGCCTCCAGCTCCAAGGGACGCGGCCCCGCGAGTCACactgcccccccacccaaccatgGGAGCGCAGAAAGCCCAGCCACCACACAACATGCCCCAG AAGGCTATTTTTAGTACTGTGACCCCTGTTGCTGCAGCAACTGTTGCCCCCATTCTGTCTACCAACACCGTCGCATCAGCCACCACGACAG CGGGCCCCACTCCCCACACCCAGGTGACCAGCAGTACTATTGTCACCATGACGATGGCCTCTCACATCTCGCATACCACAGCTGTGACCAGCTCGGCAATTCCCGTTG CTAAAGTTGTTCCCCAGCCCAGCGCTCACACTTCCCCGCGCATACAGTCTGAATTCTCCGCCGAGAGGACCAGTCTGATACCCATCTCGAGCCACCGCTCCTCGCCGAACCCAGTCACCATGGAGACCCGCAGTGACAACAG GCCATCTTTGCCGGTCCAGTTCCAGTACTTCTTACCCACTTATTCATCATCTGCCTACCCGCTGacgcacacctacacccccATCACCAGCTCAGTGCCCGCCATCCGGCCCTACCCAG CCCAGACGCCGAGCTCGGCACTTCCGGCTCAGGCCGGAGTGGGCGTGGCCACCGCTGTACATCTGAATCCCATGCAGCTGATGACCGTAGACCGCATCGGCCTGCAGTCCACTCAGATCAGCACCCAGAACATCCAACCTGCCCAAGGCATTCAGCCTGCTCCAATCGGAGTGCAGCATGCCACCGCACCAATCAGCACACAGGGCATCCAGCAGGCACCAGTCGCTGCACCGCAGCTACAGCCGGAGGCCAAACCATCAG CAGGTGTGGTTCTGGCTGAGAGCACAGCGTTTGTGACCAACCCCATGGGCAGTACCTTCAGTGCTACTCAGGCCGTCACCACAGTCGTGCAGACACACCCCCAGGGGGCGGGGACAGGCGCGCCCGCCCTAGTCTCCTCCCCCAGACCCAGCATCCTGCGTAAAAAGCCCGTGAGCGAGGG GGCTGTGCGTAAAAGTCTGATCCCAGTGCAGCCGAGTGAGCCCTGTTCTGGGAGAGTGGATAGTGGCGTAAGACTGGTGGGATCCCCACGCCCTGCGGG AGTCAAGCCCAAATCTGACGTCCATATTGCCATGACTCCTGTAATGGCTGCTGTGGAGGCCCTGCCCACACACAGTGGAGATCAGCAGCCCCTCCCAACTCCTGGCCAACACCTATCACAGGCGATTCCCGCTTTGCTGGCCCCTCCCATTCCCACGCCCCCTTCCCAACCCGCGGCAGTTCTGTCTGCTCTCCCCGCGGCCGTGGCAGTCTCTCCCCCTGCACCGGCGTCTATGGCCAATGCCGTCGCCTCCCCTACCCAGCCAGCGGCCAGTAGCACGGCGGCGCTCACGTCTGCCCTGCCGGACATCAAAGTCAAACAAGAGGCGGAGTCTATGGACACGTCACAAGCAG CTCCAGCCTCAGGCCTGTCCTCCGGGGCCCCGGGCCCCGCCGTGCCTGCCCAAGCCGGGGACCTCCTGCCTGGGGCATCTCCGCGCAAGAAGCCCCGCAAACAGCAGCATGTCATCTCCACGGAGGAGAGCGAAATGATGGAGACCAACAGCACGGATGAGGAGAGGTCCGGCAGCAGACCCCCGGGGGGGAAGGACATCCGGCACGAGTCTCCTCCCAGGGAGTATGTGG ACGAGGAGGGGGTCCGCTATCTGCCCGTGAGACCCAAACCCCCAATCACTCTCCTACGGCACTACCGCAACCCCTGGAAAGCTGCCTACCACCACTTCCAGAGGTACAGCGACATCCGGGTCAAAG aggagaagaagagttCCCTCCAGGACGTGGCCAGTCAGAGGGGCGTCGCCTGCCGCGTTCAGGGTTGGAAGGTGCACCTCTGCGCCGCCCAGCTCATGCAGTTG ACCAGCCTGGAGCGTGACGTGTACAGCCGCCTCACCACCCTGCAGGAAGGACTCATCCCCAAGAAGAAGCCAGGCGGCGACGACGACCTGCACCGCATCGACGAGCTCATCCAG ggtAACATGCAGCGTTGTAAGCTGGTGATGGACCAGGTGACTGAGGCAAGAGACACCATGATGAAGGTCCTGGACCATAAAGACAGAGTCCTCAAGTTACTTAATAAAAACGGAACTGCCAG
- the sap130a gene encoding histone deacetylase complex subunit SAP130a isoform X3 gives MSSQQFSRPPLPPSGSSSGTNNNLLPGGQPGGEEVSNRELDHLQDPGCSGPAGGGPLPDKQETMVVRPYPQVQAPALPQHVPTQPSPTVAVAPPPAHLADGAVKAGLKSAVPSRLIAPAPAVSPGHLPGPAKVPGHITATLESSMAPASIPVAAISSQQGQSNLHHLIIRSSPPALQIGAPTAPPHPFTSHLPRGAAAAAVMSSTKGPTVLRPACGTSAPPGQPTAVQHIIHQPIQSRPGASNPPAVLPAVVGSVSAARTQSPIVSPPVTPAPEMVHGRPGHTIHPPPATIGIQRPPAPRDAAPRVTLPPHPTMGAQKAQPPHNMPQKAIFSTVTPVAAATVAPILSTNTVASATTTAGPTPHTQVTSSTIVTMTMASHISHTTAVTSSAIPVAKVVPQPSAHTSPRIQSEFSAERTSLIPISSHRSSPNPVTMETRSDNRPSLPVQFQYFLPTYSSSAYPLTHTYTPITSSVPAIRPYPAQTPSSALPAQAGVGVATAVHLNPMQLMTVDRIGLQSTQISTQNIQPAQGIQPAPIGVQHATAPISTQGIQQAPVAAPQLQPEAKPSGVVLAESTAFVTNPMGSTFSATQAVTTVVQTHPQGAGTGAPALVSSPRPSILRKKPVSEGAVRKSLIPVQPSEPCSGRVDSGVRLVGSPRPAGVKPKSDVHIAMTPVMAAVEALPTHSGDQQPLPTPGQHLSQAIPALLAPPIPTPPSQPAAVLSALPAAVAVSPPAPASMANAVASPTQPAASSTAALTSALPDIKVKQEAESMDTSQAAPASGLSSGAPGPAVPAQAGDLLPGASPRKKPRKQQHVISTEESEMMETNSTDEERSGSRPPGGKDIRHESPPREYVDEEGVRYLPVRPKPPITLLRHYRNPWKAAYHHFQRYSDIRVKEEKKSSLQDVASQRGVACRVQGWKVHLCAAQLMQLTSLERDVYSRLTTLQEGLIPKKKPGGDDDLHRIDELIQGNMQRCKLVMDQVTEARDTMMKVLDHKDRVLKLLNKNGTARKSSKLKRKERP, from the exons ATGAGTTCTCAGCAATTTTCTAGGCCGCCGTTGCCTCCTTCAGGTTCGTCATCTGGAACCAACAACAACCTCTTACCAGGAGGCCAACCCG GTGGAGAAGAAGTCAGTAACAGGGAGTTGGACCACCTTCAGGATCCTGGGTGTAGCGGCCCTGCTGGCGGAGGGCCATTACCTGACAAGCAGGAGACGATGGTGGTCAGGCCTTATCCTCAAGTGCAGGCTCCAGCCCTCCCTCAGCATGTGCCTACCCAGCCCAGCCCCACGGTCGCTGTGGCTCCTCCACCAGCACACCTGGCTGACGGAGCCGTGAAG GCTGGCTTGAAGTCTGCAGTGCCCAGTCGACTTATCGCCCCAGCTCCAGCTGTGAGTCCAGGGCACTTACCCGGTCCAGCGAAAGTGCCTGGTCATATTACCGCAACTCTGGAGAGCAGTATGGCGCCAGCCTCCATCCCTGTGGCTGCTATCAGCAGTCAGCAG GGACAAAGTAATTTGCACCACCTCATCATCAGGAGCAGTCCGCCAGCACTGCAGATTGGAGCTCCCACCGCGCCGCCTCACCCGTTCACCTCCCACCTGCCCCGAG gtgctgctgctgcagctgtcaTGTCGAGCACCAAAGGCCCAACGGTTCTGCGACCAGCATGTGGCACAAGCGCCCCACCCGGCCAGCCTACGGCTGTGCAGCACATCATCCATCAGCCCATTCAG TCTCGCCCTGGTGCCTCCAACCCCCCAGCAGTCCTGCCCGCAGTGGTTGGCTCTGTTTCGGCAGCGAGGACGCAGTCACCCATCGTTAGCCCTCCCGTCACTCCCGCTCCGGAGATGGTGCACGG GCGACCGGGCCATACCATCCACCCTCCTCCGGCTACCATCGGTATCCAGAGGCCTCCAGCTCCAAGGGACGCGGCCCCGCGAGTCACactgcccccccacccaaccatgGGAGCGCAGAAAGCCCAGCCACCACACAACATGCCCCAG AAGGCTATTTTTAGTACTGTGACCCCTGTTGCTGCAGCAACTGTTGCCCCCATTCTGTCTACCAACACCGTCGCATCAGCCACCACGACAG CGGGCCCCACTCCCCACACCCAGGTGACCAGCAGTACTATTGTCACCATGACGATGGCCTCTCACATCTCGCATACCACAGCTGTGACCAGCTCGGCAATTCCCGTTG CTAAAGTTGTTCCCCAGCCCAGCGCTCACACTTCCCCGCGCATACAGTCTGAATTCTCCGCCGAGAGGACCAGTCTGATACCCATCTCGAGCCACCGCTCCTCGCCGAACCCAGTCACCATGGAGACCCGCAGTGACAACAG GCCATCTTTGCCGGTCCAGTTCCAGTACTTCTTACCCACTTATTCATCATCTGCCTACCCGCTGacgcacacctacacccccATCACCAGCTCAGTGCCCGCCATCCGGCCCTACCCAG CCCAGACGCCGAGCTCGGCACTTCCGGCTCAGGCCGGAGTGGGCGTGGCCACCGCTGTACATCTGAATCCCATGCAGCTGATGACCGTAGACCGCATCGGCCTGCAGTCCACTCAGATCAGCACCCAGAACATCCAACCTGCCCAAGGCATTCAGCCTGCTCCAATCGGAGTGCAGCATGCCACCGCACCAATCAGCACACAGGGCATCCAGCAGGCACCAGTCGCTGCACCGCAGCTACAGCCGGAGGCCAAACCATCAG GTGTGGTTCTGGCTGAGAGCACAGCGTTTGTGACCAACCCCATGGGCAGTACCTTCAGTGCTACTCAGGCCGTCACCACAGTCGTGCAGACACACCCCCAGGGGGCGGGGACAGGCGCGCCCGCCCTAGTCTCCTCCCCCAGACCCAGCATCCTGCGTAAAAAGCCCGTGAGCGAGGG GGCTGTGCGTAAAAGTCTGATCCCAGTGCAGCCGAGTGAGCCCTGTTCTGGGAGAGTGGATAGTGGCGTAAGACTGGTGGGATCCCCACGCCCTGCGGG AGTCAAGCCCAAATCTGACGTCCATATTGCCATGACTCCTGTAATGGCTGCTGTGGAGGCCCTGCCCACACACAGTGGAGATCAGCAGCCCCTCCCAACTCCTGGCCAACACCTATCACAGGCGATTCCCGCTTTGCTGGCCCCTCCCATTCCCACGCCCCCTTCCCAACCCGCGGCAGTTCTGTCTGCTCTCCCCGCGGCCGTGGCAGTCTCTCCCCCTGCACCGGCGTCTATGGCCAATGCCGTCGCCTCCCCTACCCAGCCAGCGGCCAGTAGCACGGCGGCGCTCACGTCTGCCCTGCCGGACATCAAAGTCAAACAAGAGGCGGAGTCTATGGACACGTCACAAGCAG CTCCAGCCTCAGGCCTGTCCTCCGGGGCCCCGGGCCCCGCCGTGCCTGCCCAAGCCGGGGACCTCCTGCCTGGGGCATCTCCGCGCAAGAAGCCCCGCAAACAGCAGCATGTCATCTCCACGGAGGAGAGCGAAATGATGGAGACCAACAGCACGGATGAGGAGAGGTCCGGCAGCAGACCCCCGGGGGGGAAGGACATCCGGCACGAGTCTCCTCCCAGGGAGTATGTGG ACGAGGAGGGGGTCCGCTATCTGCCCGTGAGACCCAAACCCCCAATCACTCTCCTACGGCACTACCGCAACCCCTGGAAAGCTGCCTACCACCACTTCCAGAGGTACAGCGACATCCGGGTCAAAG aggagaagaagagttCCCTCCAGGACGTGGCCAGTCAGAGGGGCGTCGCCTGCCGCGTTCAGGGTTGGAAGGTGCACCTCTGCGCCGCCCAGCTCATGCAGTTG ACCAGCCTGGAGCGTGACGTGTACAGCCGCCTCACCACCCTGCAGGAAGGACTCATCCCCAAGAAGAAGCCAGGCGGCGACGACGACCTGCACCGCATCGACGAGCTCATCCAG ggtAACATGCAGCGTTGTAAGCTGGTGATGGACCAGGTGACTGAGGCAAGAGACACCATGATGAAGGTCCTGGACCATAAAGACAGAGTCCTCAAGTTACTTAATAAAAACGGAACTGCCAG